Within the Acidimicrobiia bacterium genome, the region CGTCACGATCTTCAGTGCCCGCGACACCACGATCAGGAATAGGACGCCGACGACGATCAGGATGATTGCTAGCGGTTCCATCTCTCTCCCTTGTTCACTTCTCGGGCTCGACGACGAGGCGAGTGCCTCGGACTTCGAGCACTTTCACGTTGGTCCCCACCGCGATGGGTCCTCCGTCGGTGGTGGCTCGCCACGTCTCCGTCTCCATCCGGACCTCGCCCTCCCCGGTCTCGGGGTCGATCTCCTCGGTGACCCGGGCGACCCGGCCCATGAACCGGTTGGCACCGACGTTGTGCTGCACCTCGTCTCCGATCCGAACAAAGCGCCGCAGCAGGTAGAGCGAGATCGCTGACACCACGATGAAGACGATGAGTTGGGGCACTTCGTCGGTCTCGAAGAAGGCCATGACCGCCGCCGCCGCTGCCCCGATGCCGAATGGCAGCATGAAGAACCCTGCGGTAAAGATCTCGGCGACCGACAGGAAGACCGCCGCACCGATCCAGAACCAGAGCCAAGCCTGACTGTCCATCCCGTCACCTCCGAGTATGGGGACAAGATAGTTGGCACGCCACGGGCCGGTACCGGTCGGGTGTTCAGTCGC harbors:
- a CDS encoding NfeD family protein, which gives rise to MDSQAWLWFWIGAAVFLSVAEIFTAGFFMLPFGIGAAAAAVMAFFETDEVPQLIVFIVVSAISLYLLRRFVRIGDEVQHNVGANRFMGRVARVTEEIDPETGEGEVRMETETWRATTDGGPIAVGTNVKVLEVRGTRLVVEPEK